The DNA segment AACCCGCAGTGGAAAGAGCAGGGATTAAACTCTGAGAACTTTGTTGCGTTTAACCTTACTGAACGCATCCAGTTGATCGGCGGTACATGGTACGGCGGCGAGATGAAGAAAGGGATGTTCTCCATCATGAACTACCTGCTGCCGCTGAAAAATATCGCGTCTATGCACTGCTCTGCCAACGTGGGCGAAAAAGGCGACGTGGCGATTTTCTTCGGCCTGTCTGGCACGGGTAAAACAACGCTTTCAACCGATCCAAAGCGCCAGCTCATTGGCGATGATGAGCACGGCTGGGACGATGACGGCGTATTTAACTTCGAAGGCGGTTGCTACGCGAAAACCATCAAGCTGTCTGAAGAGGCTGAACCAGATATCTACCACGCGATCACCCGCGATGCACTGCTGGAGAACGTGGTCGTGCTGGAAGATGGCACGGTCGATTTTAACGACGGTTCAAAAACTGAAAACACCCGTGTTTCTTACCCGATTTATCATATCCAGAACATTGTTAAGCCGGTTTCAAAAGCAGGCCACGCGAAGAAGGTTATTTTCTTAACCGCCGACGCATTTGGCGTGCTGCCACCGGTTTCTCGCTTAACCGCAGACCAAACTCAGTATCACTTCCTGTCTGGGTTTACCGCCAAACTGGCTGGTACCGAGCGTGGCGTAACAGAACCAACGCCTACCTTCTCCGCCTGTTTCGGTGCTGCATTCCTGTCTCTGCATCCAACCAAATATGCAGAAGTGCTGGTTAAGCGCATGCAAGCGGCGGGCGCTCAGGCCTATCTGGTGAATACCGGGTGGAACGGAACTGGCAAACGTATTTCTATCAAAGATACACGCGCCATTATCGATGCCATTCTGAGCGGCGAGATTGATAACGCTGAAACCTTCACGCTGCCAATTTTCGATCTGGCAGTACCCACGGCGCTGCCAGGTGTGAATCCTGACATTCTGGATCCACGCGATACCTACGCCAGCAAAGAGCAGTGGCAAGAAAAAGCGCAAGATCTGGCGCAGCGTTTTGTCACTAACTTTGATAAATACACCGACACGCCAGCAGGTGCAGCACTGGTAAAAGTCGGCCCTAAGGTTTAATTTCGCAGTACAAAATACAAAAGGAGCCATTTGGCTCCTTTTATTTTTCTAGCTTGTTTATCTCAACTAATTCACATCGGCAAAGACGGCGAATCATCAGTGATGGGACTCTTTGTCTTTCTTCTTATGACTTGATTTTGAGTCATGCGATGTAAGAGGATCTGACTCCGGCATCAATAACAATGCGCGGATACGCAGCCCACCGCGTTCGCTGGTGCCGATATCCAAGCTGCCAGAGTGCCCGTCGATAATACGTTGCAGGATCGCCAGACCCAGCCCTGTTCCGCTGGTTGTTCGGGCGCTTTCGCCCCGCACAAAAGGCTGGAAGAGATGCGCTAACTGCTCTGGAGCGATACCAGGGCCGTCATCTTCCACTTGGAACCATGCTCTTTTGCCTTCGGTGCCGCTGCTCACTTTGATCCAGCCGTTACCGTAGCGGGTGGCGTTCACCACCATATTGACCGCGGCACGCTTAATCGACAGCGGATGCACATCAACCAGCAGTTCACCCTCGGCAAGATCGGTGTCGATCACCCTTTCATAACCACTTTCAGCGGCCACGACTTCGGCTAATATACCGTTCAGATCGCAAACCTCGGTCTGCATTTCCTGCCCGGTGCGCAGATAGTCAATGAACTGCTCAATGATGGCATTACACTCTTCGGTATCTTTGTTAATCGACTCCGCCAGATAGCCATCTTCGCTGCTCATCATCTCCGTCGCTAACCGAATGCGCGTGAGCGGCGTGCGTAAATCGTGGCTCACACCCGCCATCAGCAAGGTACGATCGTCGGCAAGCTGCTTAACCCCTGCCGCCATTTGGTTAAATGCCCGCGTCACAGAACGAACTTCAGACGCGCCATATTCACGCAGCGGCGGGGGGATATGCCCTTTCCCCACCTGTATGGCAGCATGTTCGAGTTCCACCAAGGGTCGGTTCTGAATACGAATGAACAGCCATGCGCCACCAATCGCCAGCAGCATAATCGCCAAGGTATATCTGAACAGCGGAGAGAAGTCTCCCTGATGGATTTCCGTCAGCGGAACGCGTACCCAAATATCAGGCGATAACCATGTTTTGAGCCACACCACCGGTGTGTTCTTACTTATTTCAACGCGAACATCGGTTGGGCCACCCAGCTGCTGCGCCATCTGCTGGCTGAGGAATTGATAGTGCTGCGCCCAGCGCAGGCCACTCTCCTCCGCCGCAGAATTGGTGTACAGAGAAATGCCCAGCTCACGATAAATTTCGCGCCGAAACGCCGGAGGAACCTCCAGCTGTGTACCATCCTCAAGCTGTAGCTTGTCCGTCATCAACATACGGACTTCATACGCCAGCACCTTATTGAATTGCTGTAGGCTGGGCAGAATCGCGAAATTCAGCACCACCAAATAGGTTGTCACCAAACTGACAAACAGTAAGGTGACAATCAGCAACAACGTGCGGGCAAATGAGCTACGCGGCGAGAAGCGCAGTCGCCTCATGCTTTACTGCCGTCCGGCACAAAGACGTAGCCCAAACCCCAAACGGTTTGGATATAGCGAGGATGTGCAGGATCTTCTTCAACCATGCGGCGCAGGCGTGAAATTTGCACGTCGATAGAACGTTCCATCGCGCTGTATTCACGGCCACGTGCCAGATTCATCAGCTTATCGCGAGACAGCGGCTCGCGCGGATGACTGACTAACGCTTTCAGTACCGCAAATTCACCGCTGGTTAATGGCATAGGCTCATCTTCACGGAACATCTCGCGCGTACCGAGGTTCAATTTGAATTTGCCGAAGGAGATCACCGCATCTTCTTGAGATGGCGCACCCGGCAATTCATTGGCCTGACGGCGTAACACCGCACGGATACGAGCCAGCAGCTCACGCGGGTTAAACGGCTTAGGAATATAGTCATCGGCGCCAATTTCCAGCCCAACGATACGATCGACCTCTTCACCTTTTGCCGTCACCATAATGATCGGCATTGGGTTGCTTTGGCTGCGCAGACGGCGGCAGATAGACAAACCATCTTCGCCCGGTAGCATTAAATCCAGCACCATCAGGTGGAAAGATTCACGGGTTAGCAAGCGATCCATTTGCTCGGCGTTGGCGACACTGCGCACCTGAAAACCCTGTTCGGTCAGGTAACGCTCTAACAACGCACGTAGGCGCATGTCGTCATCAACAACTAAAATCTTGTAGTTCTCTTGCATGGTGTACTCCCAAAGGCGCCAAAGGCGGTATGCCCGACACGCTGAGCCGATATAATTAAAGCGATCTTTTTAAGGATGCCTATTGTTCAGAAACTGTGGCAATTGAGACAGCAGATAATGGTTTATATTCTAGCCTAAATTGTTACAAAGGTTATTTATCTTATGCTTACGGGCAGTTATTACACTTTTTATCACAAAATTTATCGCAAAATGCGATCAAATTAGCATCGCCAGATGAAGCTTCTCGCCGCGAATTGTAATCTTACGATTCGTGATATAACGTTCCATCCCCGCCTCAT comes from the Hafnia alvei genome and includes:
- the envZ gene encoding two-component system sensor histidine kinase EnvZ, which encodes MRRLRFSPRSSFARTLLLIVTLLFVSLVTTYLVVLNFAILPSLQQFNKVLAYEVRMLMTDKLQLEDGTQLEVPPAFRREIYRELGISLYTNSAAEESGLRWAQHYQFLSQQMAQQLGGPTDVRVEISKNTPVVWLKTWLSPDIWVRVPLTEIHQGDFSPLFRYTLAIMLLAIGGAWLFIRIQNRPLVELEHAAIQVGKGHIPPPLREYGASEVRSVTRAFNQMAAGVKQLADDRTLLMAGVSHDLRTPLTRIRLATEMMSSEDGYLAESINKDTEECNAIIEQFIDYLRTGQEMQTEVCDLNGILAEVVAAESGYERVIDTDLAEGELLVDVHPLSIKRAAVNMVVNATRYGNGWIKVSSGTEGKRAWFQVEDDGPGIAPEQLAHLFQPFVRGESARTTSGTGLGLAILQRIIDGHSGSLDIGTSERGGLRIRALLLMPESDPLTSHDSKSSHKKKDKESHH
- the ompR gene encoding two-component system response regulator OmpR, translating into MQENYKILVVDDDMRLRALLERYLTEQGFQVRSVANAEQMDRLLTRESFHLMVLDLMLPGEDGLSICRRLRSQSNPMPIIMVTAKGEEVDRIVGLEIGADDYIPKPFNPRELLARIRAVLRRQANELPGAPSQEDAVISFGKFKLNLGTREMFREDEPMPLTSGEFAVLKALVSHPREPLSRDKLMNLARGREYSAMERSIDVQISRLRRMVEEDPAHPRYIQTVWGLGYVFVPDGSKA
- the pckA gene encoding phosphoenolpyruvate carboxykinase (ATP) gives rise to the protein MHTKGLTPQDLAEYGITDATEIIYNPSYDLLFQEETAPNLEGYERGTVTTLGAVAVDTGIFTGRSPKDKYIVRDDVTRDTVWWSDQGKGKNDNHPLSVETWQHLKSLVTKELSGKRLFIVDAFCGANSDTRLSVRFITEVAWQAHFVKNMFIRPTDEELASFKPDFIVMNGAKCTNPQWKEQGLNSENFVAFNLTERIQLIGGTWYGGEMKKGMFSIMNYLLPLKNIASMHCSANVGEKGDVAIFFGLSGTGKTTLSTDPKRQLIGDDEHGWDDDGVFNFEGGCYAKTIKLSEEAEPDIYHAITRDALLENVVVLEDGTVDFNDGSKTENTRVSYPIYHIQNIVKPVSKAGHAKKVIFLTADAFGVLPPVSRLTADQTQYHFLSGFTAKLAGTERGVTEPTPTFSACFGAAFLSLHPTKYAEVLVKRMQAAGAQAYLVNTGWNGTGKRISIKDTRAIIDAILSGEIDNAETFTLPIFDLAVPTALPGVNPDILDPRDTYASKEQWQEKAQDLAQRFVTNFDKYTDTPAGAALVKVGPKV